In one window of Helianthus annuus cultivar XRQ/B chromosome 17, HanXRQr2.0-SUNRISE, whole genome shotgun sequence DNA:
- the LOC110924668 gene encoding F-box/kelch-repeat protein At3g23880 gives MSDNIPFEMQMEIMKKLPVKSLIQFRSVCKAWKSLIDSPDFITQYNGQHTNPQHLFLTYCDYEDKYVSIADDHTFPHHKVHLTFPEWLLEYDYDLIGCSHGLLCLSYYEDQTRIAIIWNILIRKAIAALVPNVAGGEVYKNVLGFGVCRETTDPKIVKITPIRSQSAMESVTWHAEVFTLSTGTWRSPYNGNLPRSSIEFDSYCDQVVTIDGSIYWLAADSMADVDGGFRFDYTIISFDFTREEFKEVSLPDSLAHQSL, from the exons ATGTCAGACAACATACCATTCGAAATGCAAATGGAAATCATGAAAAAGCTTCCTGTCAAATCCTTGATTCAGTTCCGGTCCGTCTGCAAAGCATGGAAGTCTCTCATCGATAGCCCTGATTTCATTACGCAGTACAACGGCCAACACACAAACCCGCAACATCTATTTCTAACCTATTGTGATTATGAGGATAAGTATGTTTCAATTGCTGATGATCATACTTTTCCCCACCACAAAGTTCACCTCACTTTCCCCGAATGGCTTTTAGAGTATGATTATGATCTAATCGGCTGCTCTCATGGCTTGTTGTGTTTGTCTTATTATGAGGACCAGACTAGAATAGCTATTATTTGGAATATTTTGATTAGAAAAGCAATCGCTGCACTTGTGCCTAATGTGGCAGGTGGGGAggtttataaaaatgttttaggTTTTGGGGTTTGTCGCGAGACTACCGACCCGAAAATTGTCAAGATTACACCTATTCGGAGTCAGAGTGCTATGGAAAGTGTAACTTGGCATGCTGAGGTTTTCACTTTAAGCACAGGGACTTGGAGATCTCCATATAACGGCAATCTTCCTCGTAGCTCAATTGAGTTTGACAGTTACTGTGATCAGGTAGTTACTATAGATGGGTCTATTTATTGGCTTGCTGCTGATAGTATGGCTGATGTGGATGGTGGGTTTAGGTTCGATTATACGATTATTTCGTTTGATTTCACCCGTGAAGAATTTAAAGAAGTGAGCCTCCCAGATAGTTTAGCACACCAGAG cctATAA